The Littorina saxatilis isolate snail1 linkage group LG13, US_GU_Lsax_2.0, whole genome shotgun sequence genome contains a region encoding:
- the LOC138945653 gene encoding mucin-2-like, protein MDEKQRRLRTRKMRLIVLSVLVSALIISAVVAVAVALTSISEDDTNPEKVVSMSVRVTSHNYTEDMANSSSATFLKFESEFCSQVVNTSLATSSEIEKHNNCSVTSLQNGSVIVIFSFHVFYTSSSISTPPFDRVIISNKVTLLQTGWEFKEGSVVVMSVVSVPAQPESPAVDIPATTTEQTTTAETTTQQSTTAETTTQQSKTATKQVTTTEQPTTTEQPTTTEQPTTTEQPTTTEQPTTTEQPTTTEQLTTAEQPTTTEQPTTTEQPTTSEQLTTTERPTTTEQPTTTEQLTTTEQPTTTEQLTTTEQPTTTEQPTTTEQPTTTEQPTTTEQPTTTEQPTTTEQPATTEEPTTTEQPTTTEQPTTTEQPTTTEQPTNTEQPTTTEQPTTTEQPTTTEQLTITEQPTTTEQPTTTEQLTITEQPTTTDQPTTEQLTTTEPPTTEQPTTTEQPTEQPTTTEQPTTTDQPTTTDQPTTTEQPTSTEQTTITEQPTTTEQPTTTEQFTTTEPPTTTEQSTTTEPPTTEPTTTEQFTTTEPPTTEQPSTTEQPTTEQPTSTEQPTTTEQPTTEQPTTTEPPTTTEQTTTEQSTTEHPTTTEQLTTTEPPTTDQPTTTEQLTTTEPPTTEQLTTTEQPTTKQPTTTEPPTTTEPPTTTEQPTTTEQFTTTEPPTTEQPSTTEQPTTEQPTSTEQPTTTEQPTTTEQPTTTEQPTTEQLTTEQLTTTEQPTTEQLTTEQLTTTEQPTTTEQPTTEQLTTEQPTTTEQPTTEQPTTEQLTTEQPTTTEPLTTEQPTTTEQPTTEQPTATKQPTTEQLTTEQPTTTEQPTTTEQPTTEQLTTEQPTTTEPLTTEQPTTTEQPTTEQPTATKQPTTEQLTTEQPTTTEQLTATEQPTTTEPLTTEQPTTTEQPTTTEQPTTEQPTTTEQPTTTEQLTTEQPTTTEQPTTTEAPTTTEAPTTTEQSTTTEESTTTEPPTTTIAPASVEPLENGTATIGKPFTLTCIIFNLTLLDEVSFTRNGQFISKFNFTSDQTETIDDGLVLSGARDGDRFSAEMTLSNVSCEDAGWYTCQAVSGGNSDQSSALITLTAPAVQPTLAIDPYLVEGQYSAHNPTCTTESLGYNPQHVFNWVVKRDNVSDPEQLPPIRQTHTIQTSNSTCESSGKSVLDPDKYWGLHESRLCCQLVTNDTQRTVVQEACTETLMVVPGNFCRELDYTNDTSSQSKLVQFPFEPNCFPYVNCDPNNRDRVSISSCGEANGFCFNEAAQSCSTPRNTSGPEWVCGSVEYIPQRDTYPDRCKDYQRCVHGTAFPNSCQGNEVFSQVNSPCAVPSNTTYCRQRQLNEPATSPGTGPTVSTTSPMPTTTDPYTCYPNGPTYIPRPDTYPDKCTMGLQCVTGFTIPPDFGCPAGSNFSIADAAYPCVAPGQGTETYCEFRARQESAATTSTSTTLAPP, encoded by the exons AAATGGGTCAGTCATTGTCATCTTTTCATTCCACGTCTTTTACACGTCATCCAGCATTTCAACGCCGCCGTTTGACCGCGTCATCATCAGCAATAAGGTCACCCTCCTGCAAACCGGGTGGGAGTTCAAAGAAGGCAGCGTGGTCGTCATGTCTGTCGTGTCTGTGCCCGCACAGCCTGAATCTCCCGCTGTAGACATTCCCGCGACAACAACTGAGCAGACCACGACTGCggaaacaacaacacagcaatCCACGACTGcggaaacaacaacacaacaatccAAAACTGCAACAAAACAAGTAACAACCACAGAACAACctacaacaacagaacaacctacaacaacagaacaacctACAACCACTGAACAACCTACAACCACAGAACAACctacaacaacagaacaacctacaacaacagaacaactcACAACAGCAGAACAACctacaacaacagaacaaccgacaacaacagaacaacctACAACCTCTGAACAACTTACAACAACAGAACGACCTACAACCACGGAACAACctacaacaacagaacaactcacaacaacagaacaacccACAACCACTGAACAACTTACAACCACTGAACAACCTACAACCACAGAACAACCTACAACCACAGAACAACCCACAACCACAGAACAACCTACAACCACTGAACAACCTACAACCACAGAACAACCTACAACCACAGAACAACCCGCAACCACTGAAGAACCTACAACCACAGAACAACCCACAACCACTGAACAACCCACAACCACAGAACAACCCACAACCACTGAACAACCCACAAACACTGAACAACCCACAACCACAGAACAACCCACAACCACTGAACAACCCACAACCACAGAACAACTCACAATCACAGAACAACCCACAACCACAGAACAACCCACAACCACAGAACAACTCACAATCACAGAACAACCCACAACAACAGACCAACCCACAACAGAACAACTCACAACCACAGAACCACCCACAACAGAACAAcccacaacaacagaacaacctacagaacaacccacaacaacagaacaacccACAACCACAGATCAACCCACAACCACAGATCAACCCACAACCACAGAACAACCCACATCCACAGAACAAACCACAATCACAGAACAACCCACAACCACAGAACAACCCACAACCACAGAACAATTCACAACCACAGAACCACCCACAACCACAGAACAATCTACAACCACAGAACCACCCACTACAGAACCCACAACCACAGAACAATTCACAACCACAGAACCACCCACAACAGAACAACCCTCAACCACAGAACAACCCACAACAGAACAACCAACATCCACAGAACAACCTACAACCACAGAACAACCAACAACAGAACAACCCACAACCACAGAACCACCCACAACCACAGAACAAACCACAACAGAACAATCCACAACAGAACATCCCACAACCACAGAACAACTCACAACCACAGAACCACCCACAACAGACCAACCTACAACCACAGAACAACTCACAACCACAGAACCACCCACAACAGAACAACTCACAACCACAGAACAACCCACAACAAAACAACCTACAACAACAGAACCACCCACAACCACAGAACCACCCACAACCACAGAACAACCCACAACCACAGAACAATTCACAACCACAGAACCACCCACAACAGAACAACCCTCAACCACAGAACAACCCACAACAGAACAACCAACATCCACAGAACAAcccacaacaacagaacaacccacaaccacagaacaacccacaaccacagaacaacccacaacagaacaactcacaacagaacaactcacaaccacagaacaacccacaacagaacaactcacaacagaacaactcacaaccacagaacaacccacaaccacagaacaacccacaacagaacaactcacaacagaacaacccacaaccacagaacaacccacaacagaacaacccacaacagaacaactcacaacagaacaacccacaaccacagaaccactcacaacagaacaacccacaacaacagaacaacccacaacagaacaacccacagccacaaaacaacccacaacagaacaactcacaacagaacaacccacaaccacagaacaacccacaaccacagaacaacccacaacagaacaactcacaacagaacaacccacaaccacagaaccactcacaacagaacaacccacaacaacagaacaacccACAACAGAACAACCCACAGCCACAAAACAACCCACAACAGAACAACTCACAACAGAACAACCCACAACCACAGAACAACTCACAGCCACAGAACAACCCACAACCACAGAACCACTCACAACAGAACAAcccacaacaacagaacaacccACAACCACAGAACAACCCACAACAGAACAACCCACAACCACAGAACAACCCACAACCACAGAACAACTCACAACAGAACAACCCACAACCACAGAACAACCCACAACCACAGAAGCACCCACAACCACAGAAGCACCTACAACCACAGAACAATCTACAACCACAGAAGAATCGACAACCACAGAACCACCTACGACAACCATCGCTCCAGCTTCGGTTGAGCCACTCGAAAACGGTACTGCCACGATAGGAAAGCCGTTCACCTTAACATGCATCATATTCAACCTCACCCTGCTGGATGAAGTAAGTTTCACACGAAACGGGCAATTTATTAGCAAGTTCAACTTCACTTCTGACCAAACTGAGACTATTGATGATGGCTTGGTTCTGAGTGGGGCGCGGGATGGTGACAGATTCTCAGCGGAAATGACGTTGTCTAATGTTTCTTGCGAGGATGCCGGGTGGTACACGTGTCAGGCTGTGAGTGGTGGAAACAGCGACCAATCAAGCGCGCTGATCACTTTGACAG CCCCTGCAGTGCAACCCACCTTGGCCATCGACCCGTACCTGGTAGAGGGTCAGTATTCTGCCCACAACCCCACGTGCACAACTGAGTCTCTGGGGTACAACCCTCAACACGTGTTTAACTGGGTGGTCAAGCGGGACAACGTATCTGATCCTGAGCAACTGCCACCAATTCGTCAAACTCATACTATTCA AACAAGCAACTCCACGTGTGAAAGCAGTGGGAAATCAGTACTGGATCCTGACAAGTACTGGGGACTGCACGAGAGTCGACTGTGCTGCCAGCTGGTTACGAACGACACACAGAGAACCGTTGTGCAGGAGGCCTGTACTGAAACGCTTATGGTTGTCCCTG GGAACTTCTGTAGAGAGTTGGATTATACCAATGACACGTCTTCACAGTCCAAACTAGTGCAATTCCCCTTCGAGCCGAACTGCTTTCCTTATGTGAATTGTGACCCAAACAATCGGGACCGGGTCAGCATTTCATCCTGTGGGGAGGCGAACGGATTTTGTTTCAATGAAGCAGCGCAGTCCTGCAGTACACCGCGAA ACACCAGTGGTCCAGAATGGGTGTGCGGGTCAGTGGAGTATATTCCCCAGAGAGACACATATCCTGACAGGTGCAAGGACTACCAAAGGTGTGTGCATGGGACAGCCTTTCCCAATTCATGCCAAGGCAATGAAGTGTTCAGCCAAGTAAACAGTCCGTGCGCTGTGCCTTCCAACACAACTTACTGCAGACAACGACAGTTGAATGAGCCTGCAACGTCGCCCGGCACTGGACCTACAG ttTCCACAACGTCTCCAATGCCAACGACCACGGATCCTTACACCTGCTATCCAAACGGTCCGACATATATACCCAGGCCAGACACCTATCCGGACAAATGTACAATGGGGCTCCAGTGCGTTACAGGCTTCACCATCCCACCTGATTTTGGTTGCCCAGCAGGATCAaacttttcaatcgcagatGCAGCCTATCCGTGCGTTGCTCCAGGGCAAGGTACCGAAACGTATTGCGAATTTCGTGCTCGCCAGGAATCTGCGGCGACGACTTCAACCTCCACCACGTTAGCACCACCATAG